One Salvia splendens isolate huo1 chromosome 12, SspV2, whole genome shotgun sequence genomic window carries:
- the LOC121757395 gene encoding CCR4-NOT transcription complex subunit 9-like isoform X1, whose amino-acid sequence MSSLHPSINYMKAAPFEVPATSSAAANNDRNVPSVEQLVLDLCNPDLRENALLELSKKRELFQDLAPLLWNSFGTLAALLQEIVSIYPVLSPPNLTPGQSNRVCNALALLQCVASHPDTRMVFLKAHIPLYLYPFLNTTSKTRPFEYLRLTSLGVIGALVKVDNTDVISFLLYTEIIPLCLRTMEMGSELSKTVATFIVQKILLDDVGLEYICATAERFFAVAGILSNMIIALAEQPSARLLKHIIRCFLRLSENLRACEALKNCMPEMLKDGTFSSCLLEDVTTRRWLQQLLHNVLGHRVAIQAGGGFDIVNHG is encoded by the exons ATGTCGAGCTTACATCCGTCGATCAATTACATGAAAGCCGCTCCGTTTGAGGTTCCAGCCACCTCTTCCGCCGCTGCTAACAATGACCGGAATGTTCCATCAGTCGAACAGCTTGTTCTTGACCTATGCAACCCCGATCTCCGCGAAAACGCTCTTCTCGAACTCTCCAAG AAGAGGGAGCTGTTTCAGGATTTGGCTCCATTGCTATGGAACTCCTTTGGTACACTTGCTGCTCTTCTACAG gaaatagtttctatttacCCAGTGTTATCTCCACCAAATCTAACTCCTGGGCAGTCAAACAGGGTTTGCAATGCACTCGCCCTTCTTCAG TGTGTGGCCTCACATCCAGATACAAGAATGGTGTTCCTCAAAG CTCACATTCCTCTGTACCTGTATCCTTTTCTTAATACCACCAGCAAAACTCGCCCATTTGAGTACTTGAGGCTTACTAGTCTAGGAGTCATTGGTGCTCTGGTGAAG GTTGACAACACTGACGTTATCAGTTTCCTTCTCTATACTGAAATAATTCCCTTGTGCTTGCGGACAATGGAAATGGGAAGTGAACTATCAAAAACA GTAGCAACATTTATTGTGCAGAAAATTTTGCTTGATGACGTGGGATTGGAATACATATGCGCTACAGCAGAGCGATTCTTTGCTGTAGCTGGGATTCTGTCAAACATGATTATTGCACTTGCTGAACAGCCTTCTGCTCGACTGTTAAAGCACATTATCAGGTGCTTTCTTCGTTTGTCTGAAAATCTAAG AGCTTGTGAAGCACTCAAGAATTGTATGCCTGAAATGCTCAAAGATGGAACATTTAGCAGCTGCCTTCTT GAAGATGTAACTACGAGAAGGTGGTTACAACAATTGCTTCATAATGTGCTAGGGCATCGGGTAGCCATTCAAGCAGGAGGTGGATTTGATATCGTCAATCATGGCTAG
- the LOC121757347 gene encoding ribonuclease 3-like protein 2 isoform X2, translating into MEAMDMDEVEEISDIEASVGAVENLLGYCFKQKKLLEEALTHSSCADSPSASYQRLEFVGVAALGLAVANFVYLYYPGLDPGKLSLLRSANTSTEKLARVAVRHRLYKYVRHNAAVLDERNRARMALLQLMVKLAFVI; encoded by the exons ATGGAGGCGATGGACATGGACGAGGTTGAAGAAATATCGGACATTGAAGCATCGGTAGGGGCAGTGGAGAATCTCCTCGGTTATTGTTTCAAGCAGAAGAAGCTTCTGGAAGAGGCCTTGACTCACTCCTCCTGTGCTGACTCCCCCTCCGCCTCCTACCAGCGCCTCGAGTTCGTCGGCGTCGCCGCTCTTGGCTTGGCCGTCGCCAACTTCGTTTACCTTTACTATCCCGGCCTCGATCCCGGGAAACTCTCGCTCCTACGCTCCGCCAACACCAGCACTGAGAAGCTTGCGCGCGTGGCCGTCCGCCACCGCCTCTATAAGTACGTACGCCACAACGCCGCTGTCCTTGATGAAAGG AACAGGGCAAGGATGGCTTTGCTGCAGTTGATGGTGAAGTTGGCTTTCGttatctaa
- the LOC121757395 gene encoding CCR4-NOT transcription complex subunit 9-like isoform X2 codes for MQPRSPRKRSSRTLQEEGAVSGFGSIAMELLWYTCCSSTGILVRHLSLLRLSFSMCFWDLPQEIVSIYPVLSPPNLTPGQSNRVCNALALLQCVASHPDTRMVFLKAHIPLYLYPFLNTTSKTRPFEYLRLTSLGVIGALVKVDNTDVISFLLYTEIIPLCLRTMEMGSELSKTVATFIVQKILLDDVGLEYICATAERFFAVAGILSNMIIALAEQPSARLLKHIIRCFLRLSENLRACEALKNCMPEMLKDGTFSSCLLEDVTTRRWLQQLLHNVLGHRVAIQAGGGFDIVNHG; via the exons ATGCAACCCCGATCTCCGCGAAAACGCTCTTCTCGAACTCTCCAAG AAGAGGGAGCTGTTTCAGGATTTGGCTCCATTGCTATGGAACTCCTTTGGTACACTTGCTGCTCTTCTACAG GCATTCTAGTCCGACATCTTTCATTATTGCGGCTGTCCTTTTCAATGTGTTTTTGGGACCTCCCACaggaaatagtttctatttacCCAGTGTTATCTCCACCAAATCTAACTCCTGGGCAGTCAAACAGGGTTTGCAATGCACTCGCCCTTCTTCAG TGTGTGGCCTCACATCCAGATACAAGAATGGTGTTCCTCAAAG CTCACATTCCTCTGTACCTGTATCCTTTTCTTAATACCACCAGCAAAACTCGCCCATTTGAGTACTTGAGGCTTACTAGTCTAGGAGTCATTGGTGCTCTGGTGAAG GTTGACAACACTGACGTTATCAGTTTCCTTCTCTATACTGAAATAATTCCCTTGTGCTTGCGGACAATGGAAATGGGAAGTGAACTATCAAAAACA GTAGCAACATTTATTGTGCAGAAAATTTTGCTTGATGACGTGGGATTGGAATACATATGCGCTACAGCAGAGCGATTCTTTGCTGTAGCTGGGATTCTGTCAAACATGATTATTGCACTTGCTGAACAGCCTTCTGCTCGACTGTTAAAGCACATTATCAGGTGCTTTCTTCGTTTGTCTGAAAATCTAAG AGCTTGTGAAGCACTCAAGAATTGTATGCCTGAAATGCTCAAAGATGGAACATTTAGCAGCTGCCTTCTT GAAGATGTAACTACGAGAAGGTGGTTACAACAATTGCTTCATAATGTGCTAGGGCATCGGGTAGCCATTCAAGCAGGAGGTGGATTTGATATCGTCAATCATGGCTAG